The genomic window AAGCCGAACCCGAATAAGAAAAAATTCAAAAAGAAGTTTCCTCCCAAAAAAGACAACAATGCATAAAATTTTCGGATTATTAACTCTTATCCTTCTCTTTAGCTGTAATTCTTCGGGTGAAGATGTGATCATGAATGCAGTTGATGGCAAATGGAGTAAAAAGCAGGAACAAAAATTTAATCTTGAAATTTCAGATCCGCAGAATCCAAAAAATATTATTTTTGTTGTAAGAAATAATAATGATTATCCGTATAGTAATATCAGGTTTATTGTAAATTTCACCAATCTTCAAAATAAGAAAAAAGACGTGGATACGTTAAATTACGTACTTGCCAAACCAAACGGGGAGTGGCTTGGTACAGGTTTTGGAGATACGAAAGAAACTTTTTTTCAGTATAAACTGAAATATACATTTCCGGAAAAAGGAAAATATGAAATCGGGATGATTCAGGCGATGAGGAATGATAACCTTCCCGGAATAGAAGATATCGGAGTAAAAATAGAAACGGCTAAACCGTAACCATAAATGGAAGAAAACAAACAAAACAATGGAAGCAAGGGCAGAACATTCCCTCTTCCGCCTAAAAAAAAGAAAGACACCTCCTGGAAAAAGTGGGTGAAAGTAGTCTGGATAGGATTCATTGCTGTCGTTTTAGGAATTTCAGGGCTTTTCTTTGCGGTATCTCAAGGCTTTTTGGGAGAAATGCCGGATGTGAAAGAGCTTGAAAATCCGAATATCTATGTAGCGTCAGAAATTATTTCTTCAGATGGAGTCGTTTTAGGAAAGTTTGAAAAAGAAAAAACTCAGCCTGTCATTTATAAGGATCTTCCTCCTTACCTTGTATATGCATTACAGGCAAAAGAAGATGAGCGTTTTAAAGAACACTCGGGTATTGATTTACAATCTATTGCTAGAGCGGTAGTGTATGGTGGTTCAAGAGGGGGAGGTTCTACAATTACCCAACAGCTTGCGAAGCTTCTTTTTACAGGTAATGCTTCTCAAAATAAAATAGAGAGAGCTTTTCAAAAATTAAAAGAATGGGTAGTAGCGGTAAGTTTGGAAAAAAGATATACTAAAGAAGAAATTATTACCCAGTATTTTAACAAGTTTGATTTTCTTTTTAATGCGAATGGTGTTGAAATGGCTTCCAAAGTGTATTTTAATAAAACAACTTCTCAGCTTACATTGCCGGAAGCTGCTACTTTTGTGGCAATGCTAGAAAACCCAAGAAAAAATAATCCTTATAGAAATCCTGAACAGGCAAAGGAGAGAAGAAATGTGGTTTTGGAGCAAATGCAAAAGACAGGTTACATTGATATGGCAACCTATGAAAGAGCGAAAGAAACTCCTGTTACGGTTGACTTCCATCCAATAAAAGATATTACAGAAGGATATTCTGCATACTACAAGCATTATCTGAGAAAAGAAATTAATAAATATCTTGAAGATTACGAAAAAGAAACAGGAAAAAAACTTAATCTTTACAGAGATGGTCTGAAAATATATGTGACGTTGGATTCTAAAATGCAAAAATATGCGGAAGAATCTATTAAAGAGCACTTAACTGATCTTCAGAAAAGATTTGATGCGGAGCAGAGAGGAAGAAAAGACAGACCTTTCTATTATCTGAACAGTACGCAGATTAATGATCTGATGGTTCAGGCAATGAAAAGAACCGGAAGGTATAAATTACTGAAAGCAGACGGACTTTCCGATGAAGCCATTATAGCGGAATTTAAAAAGCCTGTGAAGACCTCTCGTTTTACTTGGAATGGAGAAGAAGAAGTAGAAATGTCTCCATGGGATTCTATCAAATGGCATAAGCAAGTTGCTCAGGCAGGTTTGATGTCGGTAGTTCCTGGAACAGGAGAGATTAAAGCCTGGGTAGGAGGTATCGATTGGCAGCATTTCCAATATGACCATATTAAACAAGGAAAAAGACAGGTAGGATCTACCTTTAAGCCTTTTGTATATGCGACTGCAATTATGAAATTAGGTTTAACGCCATGTTCTACAATTTCTAACGCAAGTTTCAATAAAGGAAGCTATCATGTTCCGGGAAGAGGAGGAATGCTTACTTTGAAAGATGCTTTAGCGCATTCTCAAAACCCGGTTGCCTTACGTTTGGCCGAAATGACAGGAACTCAAAGTGTAATACAAACGGCAAGAGACTTAGGAGTTACGGAGGAAATATCCACCAGTTTACCAATGGCATTAGGAGCGTCGGATATTACCATCTACGAAATGGTAGGAGCGTACAGTACTTTCGCTAACTATGGAAATTACAATAAGCCGGAAATGATCTGGAGGATTGAAGATGCCAACGGAAGGGTAATAAAAGAAGTAAATGTAGAGCCTAAAGAAGTGATGAATCCTTTGTATGCTTATACAATGATTGAACTGATGAAGGGAGTTGCACAGTACGGAACAGCATCGGGAGAATTAGGCAGAAAAGGTATTTCTAAAGATGTAGAAATCGCAGGAAAAACGGGAACAACCCAAAATAACTCCGATGGTTGGTTTATGGGAATTACTCCTAGATTGGCAACAGGAGCTTGGGTAGGATGGGAAGACAGAGCAACCCACTTCTTTGGAACAGGGGAAGGACAAGGGGCTAAAATGGCTTTACCGATCTGGGCGATTTATATGAAGAAAGTATGGGCCGATAAAAGCTTAGGAATTTCTCCTCAGGATAAATTCATAAAACCTTCAGAATGGAAAGATGGCTGCTCTAATCTTAAAGGATTAGGTAGCGGATATGGAGACGATGGAGGCCTGCAGACTTTAGATGAAATTAAAAATCCTAAACCGGTAGACCCTTCTCCCAAAAAGAATCAGGATAAGAAAGATGAAAATGTAAATGAAAATCTGAATAAAGGAGAAGAAATTGATTTTAATAATAAATAATTTAGATAGAGCCTTCCAGAAATGGGAGGCTTTTTTGTAAGCAAATTAATACCTTTGGGAGATGAACCTTACCAAAATACAGCAGCCGTTTACAGAGATTTTCCCAGGTGATTTTTCAGGAAACCCAATGCAAAGGATGACTCCTAAAGTATTATTCTCGACCGTTGTCCCTGTAGAATTTAAAAGTCCTAAGCTTATTGCTTTTAATGAAAAACTTTCTGAGGAAATAGGATTGGGAAAATATGAAGAAAAGGATCTCGGCTTTCTGGTGGGAAATCATTTACCGGAAAATATTAAACCCTATTCAACAGCTTATGCAGGCCACCAGTTTGGAAATTGGGCAGGGCAACTGGGAGATGGCAGAGCAATTCTTGCCGGAGAGATCGAAAATCATTTGGGTAAAAAAACTGAAATACAATGGAAAGGAGCGGGAGCGACTCCCTATTCGAGACATGCAGACGGAAGAGCTGTGCTAAGATCCTCACTTCGGGAGTATCTGATGAGTGAAGCCATGTATTCTTTGGGAATTCCCACAACAAGAGCGTTAAGTTTGTGTCTTACAGGAGAAAATGTGGTTCGTGATATTCTATATAGTGGTAATCCCCAGGAAGAAAAAGGGGCAGTGGTGGTAAGAACTGCGGAAAGTTTTTTGAGATTCGGTCATTTTGAGCTTATGTCTGCACAAAATGAATATCAAACATTACAAAACCTTTTGGATTTTACCATCAAGAATTACTTTCCTGAAATTCAGTCTGAGGAAAATCAGAAGTACAAAGATTTTTTTGAAAGCGTTGCTAAAAGAACAGCTGACCTTATGGTGGAATGGTTTAGAGTAGGTTTCGTGCATGGTGTGATGAATACGGACAATATGTCGATTCTCGGGCTTACAATAGATTATGGACCATTTTCAATGATGGATGAATATGATTTGAATTTCACGTCCAACACCACAGATCTTCCGGGAAGAAGATATGCGTTTGGGAAACAAGGCCAGATTTCCCAATGGAATCTTTGGCAGTTAGCAAATGCGCTTCATCCTATCATAAAAGATGAGAAATTTTTAGAAGATACTTTAAATAAATTCGGAGATTACTTTTGGAAAGAACACGATAAAATGTTGTGTAATAAATTCGGGTTCGATCAATTATTAGAGAGTGACGAAGCCTTTTTTATCAATTGGCAAGGTTTGATGCAGGAGTTGCAGTTGGATTACACACTCTTTTTTAATCTCCTGGAAAAAACAGATGGAAATATGGATTTGAAATCTGAATTTGAAAAAATTGCCTACCTTTTATTAGACGATAAGGCTTTGTCAAAAATTAAGGATTTTCTTGGTCAATATAAATTAAGGCTTGAAAAAAATAAAATTTCAAGAGCAGAATCGATAGCATTAATGCAAAAAAACAATCCGAAATTCATGTTGAGAAATTATCTTCTTTATGAATGTATTGAAGAAATTGAAAACGGGAAAACTTTTTTGCTGGAAAAACTCATTACAGCACTCGAAAATCCTTACGAAGAAAAATTCCCGGAATTTTCAGTAAAGAGACCGTCAAAATATGATGATGTTTCAGGATGTTCTATGCTTTCATGTAGTTCGTAATAATTGAGATAAAGAAACTTACCGTATTTAGATTGTTGGAAAAAATTAAAATAGTTAGCCAATTCAGGTTGCATTTTTTTATTTTTGCAAAAATTTTCACAGTGTCCATATCATCAAAACTTTATAGTTTTTTTAAAATAGTTTTTCCTTCTACTTATATAGAATTTGGTGTTTTTCTCTTCTTTCTTTGTGTTTATGGGATTTTAGGATCTTATATAGCGGTTAATTATACCGTTATTTTTGATGATAGAATTCCTTGGGATGCCTACTTTAGTTTTGATAACCGGTCTATCGTAATGACGGGAGGAAGTTTTGAAAGACATCCTCTGTCATATTATTTTTTTAACTGGCTTCGTGAGTTTGCTTTTCTTTTCTCGGACGGAAAGAAAAACGATGTTTTTAGATTGGTTTTGGCATGGACGAGCAATCTGATGGTGAGTTTAAGTATTGTTCAGATTTTCAAATATTTGAAAAATATCATTCAGCTGCCTTTATTCATCGGTCTTTTATTGGTCGTTTTCTTTTCTCTTTTCTCTACAGCTATTCTACTTTCATTTACTCCTGAAAATTTTACCTACACGTTGTTTTTATTAATGCTGTTTAATTATTATGCAGCGGTAAGGATTAAAAATGATAAGAAGATTTCTGCTTTGGCTCTCGTTGCCGGAGGAATTACTATCGGAGGGCTTACAATTACTAATTTGGTGAAGGTTTTTATTCCTGTTTTTTTTGAAAAGAATCTGTTTAAAAATTGGAAGAAGCTATTAGATGCATTTACAAGAGGTTTGCTAACGGTAATATGCTTTGTGTTACTTTATTTGAACAGAATTGAATTTAAATATCAGAATATTTTTTCAAAAACCAGTAGTCAGTACGAAAAGTTTTCTAATGCAGAGCCTGCTTCGATTTGGGATATGGTAGTTTCTTTCTTTTTCGGAGGAAATATGCTTTTCTCAAGTTTTATCATTAGAGATAAGCATAATATGAAAGGCTTTCATTACAAAGGATTGTTTATGGATGTGTATTCATCTCCGGTATCCTATTTATTCGTATTTGTTGTGGTAGGACTTTTGGTATGGAGCTATTGTAAAAATTTTAAAAATAAATTGGTTCAGATTATTGCAATTTCCTTCATTTTAGATATCATTATCCATTGCTTTATGAGATTTGGTCTTCACACCTCTTATATTTATGGCGGACATTTTGTTTTTGTATATATTTTGTTGTTAGGCTGGCTTTTTTATGCCTATAAATCTTCACCGAAAATGCTGTCATTTCTTTCAACAATATTATGTGTGCTGCTGATTTATTTAGGGTACAATAATTATTTGAGAATGGCAGAGTTTTTTAACTTTTTGAATACATTTTATCAATAAAAAGAGCTGAGAAATTTCTCAGCTCTTTTTATTTTGTACAGAAGTGTAATTACTTTGCTTCTGCACAGAATATTCTATATTGTACGGCAATAGCCGATTTGAAATATTCCTTTATTTTAGAAAGATCAGAAGCGGCACTTTGCTTACTGAAGTAGCTTCCTGCTAGAATTTTGTAATTCGGGCGTAAAGAAGCATCTGTTTCAACCTTTAGATTGGGAAATCTTTTTCTGAAATACGTTTTGATTTCGTTGGCCTCATCGTTGCTCTTTACCGTTGTGATTTGTATTTTGTAACCTAGTATTCTAGGGTTTTTTCTGCAGATTTCAGCATTGGTAAGTTCTCTGTTTGGAACTAAAATTTTTGTCGGCTTCGATGGGGTGTCATCTATAATATTAGAAGATTTACCATATGAAACTTTGGAACATTTGTCCTCCAGGCTCGTCATTGCATCATTTACGCGAGCATCCATGCTTATAATAAGCTCTGTACCGGATAATGTGTCTTTTTTTACAACCTGTTGTGCATCAATATTATAAAAACTTAGCAGAGATAATATCGAAAATAATTTTATCAAATTTTTCATTTAAAAGTTGTTTCAGCAAATTTATACAAATATAAAAATTATACCAAACTGAGTTATTTAGAATCAATACAAATTAAACTGAAATGATATTTTCCCCTTTCTATATGCCGTTAAATTTCTGTTAAATATGTTATTTTTGCCGAATTGATTGAATGTTCAATATTTTACTAACATAAGATAATTTAAATGATTAGTTGGAGAAAGCATTATAAACAAACGTTGGTTGCAATAGGCTTATTGTTATCAACCAGTGCTTCAATTTACGGGCAAGACGGCGATCCTAAAAACGGAGAAAAACTTTTTAAGGCAAACTGTACGGCATGTCACGCTTTAGACAAACAACTTGTAGGACCTCCTTTGAAAGGAGTGGTAGAGCGAGTTAAAGCAGAGGCCGGCAAAGATACAGAATGGCTTCATAAGTGGATCAAAAACAACAAAGAAGTCAGAGAATCTGGCGATGAGTACGCCAATGAGATTTTTGAAAAATTTAATAAGACTGAGATGCAGCTCTTTCCAAATCTTACAGATAAGGATATTGATGACATCTTAGCATACACAACTAATCCTCCGGCTCCGGAAGAGAAAAAACCGGAAGCGGGAGCAGGAACTGCAGCTGATGCAAATGCTACGGCGGCTCCTGCAAGCAGCACTACAACAAGTGTTGTAATTATTTCCCTTTTAGCTATTGCAGCTTTATTGGTTTGGATTTTAATTAAACTAAGACAGCTTGTAAAACTAGGTCAGTCTGAAGACTTAGCAGGGCTTAATGAAACAAGAGTAAAATCTTTCAGCGAAGTTTACGAAAAATACCATTATATAGGAAAAGGAATTATTGCTATTCTTGCGATCCTGGCAATGTATGGTGTTTGGAACTGGATTATGTGGATCGGTGTTTACAAAGGATATAAGCCTGAACAACCGATTTACTTCTCTCACAAAATTCACGCTGGAGAACAGAAAATAGACTGTCAGTTATGTCACTCAAGTGCTAAATACGGTAAAGTATCCGAAATTCCTTCTATGAATGTTTGTATGAACTGTCACAAGGCAATTTCTGAATACAATGCAGATCATTATATGGAGCCAGGAAAAGATAAAGCATTCTATGACGGAGAAATCCAGAAAATTTATGCTGCTACAGGTTGGGATCCTGCAAAACAACAATACACAGGGAAAACTCAGCCGGTTGAATGGACGAGGATCCACAATATGCCAGACTTTGTTTACTTTAATCACTCTCAGCACGTAGTAGCCGGTGAGCAAGCGATCATTAATTCTTTCAATAAAAAGAATCCTACGAACAAAATTGATGTTGTTTGTAAAGCTTGTCACGGAAAAATTGATACGATGAATGTTGTTCAGATGGCTAATGATTTCACTATGGGATGGTGTATCGAATGTCACAGAACTACTGAGGTTGATATGAACAACGGTTATAATAAAGAATACTTCAAGAATCTACACGACAAGTTGAAAAAACAATACCCTCAGGATGGCGGTAAGATTACTGTAGATGCAATTGGAGGTCTTGAGTGTGGTAAATGTCATTATTAATAACTAAAAATTAGAAGTATAAATGGCTTCAAACAAAATACAATTTAGAAGTATTCATGAACTTAAAGACCCGGCTTTAAATAATAAGCTGGCTCAGAAAGAGTTTCAGGAAGAAATTCCGGTAGAAGATTTCCTTGGAGATGCTGAACAAAACGGATCTAGTACTTCAAGAAGAGATTTCTTAAAATTACTAGGGTTTTCTACTGCAGCAGTTACCTTAGCTGCTTGTGAAGCTCCGGTAATTAAAACTATTCCTTATGTGGTAAAACCACATGATATTATTCCGGGAGTTCCTAATTATTATGCATCAACATATTTCGATGGATTTGATTTTGCGAGCGTTTTAGTAAAAACACGTGAAGGAAGACCTATCAAAATAGATCCGAACCCGGCAGCTGGTGATTTAGGAAAAACCAATGCAAGAGCTCAGGCAAGCGTACTTTCTCTTTATGATAATGATAAAGTAAAGCAGCCTAAGTTTGAAGGTAAAGACGAAACTTTTGATAAAGTAGACAGTTTTGTTATCCAAGGATTAGAAGAAGCGAAAGCTTCAGGTAAAAGAATTGTGTTATTGTCACATTCTTTTGCTTCACCTACTTTCAAAAAACTATTTGCTGAATTTAAAGCAAAATATCCTACAGCGGAATTAGTAACTTATGATGCTTTCCCTTATGCTGCAGCATTAGACGCAGCTCAGGAAGTTTTCGGGCAAAGAGCATTGCCTGTTTACGATCTTAAAGGATCTGAATTAGTGGTTGCTTTCCAGGCTGATTTCTTAGGAGATTACAACGCAGGAAGTTTAGAAACTTCTTATGCAGCAGCAAGAAAACCGGGTGCAAACATGTTGAGACACGTACAGGTGGAATCAAACATGTCTATCACAGGTGCTAATGCTGATGAAAGAATCAGATTAAAACCGAGTGCAGTAAACAAAACGTTAGTTGAAGTTTACAACGCAATCGTAGGAGGGGGTACTTCAGATAAGACTGCCTCTGAATTAGCTAAAGAATTATTGGCAAAAGGCAGCAAAGCTGTTGTTTTCGCTGACGGTTCTAAAGGTGCTCAGGTTTTAGCTCACTTAATTAACCAAAAATTAGGGTCAGTTGCTTTCACTGGTAAAGCGAACTTCCTAAAAGATTTCGATAAAGCAAGATTCCAGGAATTCTTGGGGTGGGTAAATGCAGGTCAGGTTGGTGTATTGATCGCTAACAACGTAGACCCGATTTATTCTTACCACAAAGGAGAAGATTTCAAAAAATCTTTAACTAAAGTTCCTTATGTAATCGCAGTTGCTGATAAGAAAAATGAAATGTACAAAGCAGCTAAGGCTGTAATTCCTGTAGCTAACTGGCTAGAATCTTGGGGTGATATCGAGCCTCAGACAGGTGTATATTCATTAATGCAGCCAACCATCCAGAAAATCTACAAATCAAGACAGATCGAAGAATCTTTATTGGTTTGGAAGAATGGTAAAAACAATGCTGCTAATAATTACTACGATTATTTAAAAGCTAATGCTTCTTCTATCTTAGGAGGAACTTCTTTCAACAAAGCTTTATATAATGGTATTAATGTTTCTCCAAATGCTACAACTTTAGCTTACACCGGAGGAAACGGTGCACAAGCTGCTGCTGAAGTAAGCGGATTCAAAGCTTCTGATTTAGAATTGGTACTATATACTAAGACTTCTATGGGAGACGGTACTCAGGCAAACAACCCTTGGTTGCAGGAATTACCGGATCCATTAACAAGAATGTCTTGGGATAACTACTTGACTATTTCTCCGAAAGATGCAGAAAGATTAGGAATTGATAACGATCTTAATGCGAGAATGCAGTTAGACGGTTCTATCGTAAACCTTACTGTAAACGGAGTAACAATAAAAGATGTTCCTGTATTCGTACAACCGGGACAAGCTGACGGATCTGTAGGTCTTGCACTTGGTTATGGTAAAAAAGATTCAGGAGCTACAGCCGATACTGGTGTAAATGCTTATCCTTTATTCGACGGATCTAACTTAGTTCTTTCTAATGCTAAGATCGAAAAAACAGGAGAAGATCATGAGTTTGCAGGTATCCAGCTTCAAAATACTCTAATGGGACGTTATGAAATCGCTAAAGAAGTTCCTTTGGCAGATTACCTGAACGTAGCATTTGATGATGAGCATAATGGATGGAATAAGCCATTGGAATATCACACAATCAGTGGAGCACTTCCTGCAAGAAAGATTGACCTTTGGGATGCTTTCGATGATACAGATGGTCCTCACTTCAACTTATCAATCGACTTGAACTCTTGTACAGGTTGTGGAGCATGTATTATTGCTTGTCAGGCTGAAAATAACGTTCCTGTTGTAGGTAAGGACGAGATCAGAATGTCTAGAGATATGTATTGGTTAAGAATTGACCGTTACTATTCTTCAAGACAAAAAGTAGAAGTGTATGAAGGATTAAAAGATGGATTAGCTGTTCCTGAATTGTACGGAACCGCATTCAACAAAGAAGGAGGTGCGTTGAACCATCCTGCTGATAATCCGGATGTAATCTTCCAGCCGGTAATGTGTCAGCACTGTAACCACGCTCCATGTGAAACTGTATGTCCGGTTGCGGCTACTTCACACGGTAAGCAAGGTCAGAACCACATGGCTTACAACAGATGTATCGGTACAAGATATTGTGCAAACAACTGTCCTTATAAAGTAAGACGTTTCAACTGGTTTACATATAACCTAAACGATAAGTTCGACTTCAACATGAACAACGATTTAGGAAGAATGGTACTTAACCCGGATGTTGTTGTAAGAACAAGAGGGGTTATGGAAAAATGTTCAATGTGTATCCAGGAAACTCAGGCTACAATCTTAGCTGCTAAGAGAGAAAACAGAAAAGTAACAGACAACGAATTCAAAAATTCTTGTGCTTGTGCTGCTGCTTGTTCTACCGGAGCAATGACGTTTGGAGACATGAATGACAAAGAATCTGAAGTAAGAGAGCTATACTCTAGCAACAGAAGATATTATTTACTAGAAGAGATCGGAACAAAACCAAATGTGTTCTATCATACTAAAGTAAGAAACAGAGTAGAAAAATAAAGTTTAAATAATAAATAGGTAAAAAATGTCAGGACATTACGAAGCTCCGATAAGGGAACCTCTAATTATTGGTCACAAAACTTATCACGATATCACAGAAGATATTGCACGACCTATCGAAGAAAGAGCAGGTAAATTATGGTGGATTTCATTATATGCAGCCTTAGTTCTATTCATCTATGGATTCGGATGTATCGCTTATACTATCGGAACAGGTATTGGAGCATGGGGGCTTAACAGAACTATTAACTGGGGTTGGGATATCACCAACTTCGTATGGTGGGTAGGTATTGGTCACGCCGGAACCCTAATCTCAGCGGTATTATTATTATTTAGACAGAGATGGAGAATGTCTGTAAACAGATCTGCAGAGGCGATGACGATCTTTGCGGTTGTACAGGCGGCAATCTTCCCGGTAATTCACATGGGTAGAGTTTGGGTAGGATATTGGGTATTCCCTTTACCAAACCAGTTCGGTTCTCTTTGGGGGAACTTCAACTCACCTCTACTTTGGGACGTATTTGCGATCTCTACATATTTCTCGGTATCAACTGTATTCTGGTTCATGGGACTAATCCCAGACTTTGCAATGATCAGAGATAGAGCAAAAACACCTTGGACTAAGAAAATTTATACATTCCTTGCATTCGGTTGGGGTGGGAAAGCAAAACACTGGCAAAGATTCGAAGAACTTTCTTTAGTTCTTGCAGGTTTGGCAACTCCTCTTGTATTCTCAGTACACACTACCGTATCTTTTGACTTCGCAACTTCGGTTATTAAAGGATGGCACTCTACAATTTATCCTCCTTACTTCGTTGCCGGTGCGATTTTCTCAGGATTTGCAATGGTACAAACATTATTGTTAGTTGCTAGAAAAGTTTGTCACCTTGAAGATTATATTACAATGTACCATATCGAAATTATGAACATCGTAATCATCTTAACAGGGGGTATGGTAACTGTAGCTTACGCAACTGAATATTTCATCGGATGGTATTCTGGATCTAGATTTGAAGATTTTACTTATCTTTCTCCGGGTGCTGCTGTTGGACCTTACTGGTGGGCTTTCTGGTCACTAATTATCTGTAACCTTGTAATTCCGGCTTCTTTCTGGTTCAAGAGAGCAAGAACGAATATTATCTGGACATTCATTGTTGCATTAATTATCAATATCGGTATGTGGTTTGAGCGTTTTGATATCATCGTTATCAACCTTTCAAGAGACTACTTACCTGGTTCTTGGACGATGTTTAAGCCAACAATTATTGATGTGGGGGTATATTTAGGAACGATCGGATTCTTCTCTGTATTATTCTTATTATATGCAAGAACATTCCCTGTAATTGCACAGGCTGAATTAAAATCGATTTTGAAAATCTCAGGTGAAACTTATAAAGCAAAAGAAGGAGATGAGCACCACTAAAATTGTATACGGACTTTATGCTGACGACGACGATTTAATGAACGGCGTTAAAGCATTCAACGATAAAGGAATCGCAATCAACGAAGTTTATACTCCGTTTCCGGTTCACGGACTAGATAAGGCTTTAGGGTTAAAGAAAACTAGAATTTCTGATGCAGCATTCATCTATGCTCTTTACGGTGTTACTATCGGTGCTACTGTAACTTGGTATGTGATGAATCATGACTGGCCTCAAAACATTGGAGGTAAGCCTGCTTTCGATTGGGCTCACAACATGCCTGCATTCGTAGTACCAATGTTCGAACTTATGGTATTCTGTGCTGCTCACATGATGTCATTAACTTTCTTGGTAAGAAACAAAATGTATCCCGGAGCTCCTGCACAAAACCCTGATCCAAGAACAACGGATGATAAATTCATGATGGAATTCGTAACTGAAGATGTAGAATCTGTAAAACAGTTGCTAATTGAAACTGGAGTTGAAGAAATAACTGTTAAAGATGCTTAAAATGAAAAAGAATGTATTAAAAATTACAGCAGTTTTAGGTTTAACAACAGTTTTACTTAACTCTTGCGGACCGAAAGAAAATGTGCCATTGGTATATTTCCCGGATATGTACTTCCCGGTAGCTTACGATCCATTGATGAAAGCTCAGGATGCCTATTCAGATCATGAAAATGAAATTCCGGCATTTGTTAAAAATAATGGTGCAACAGGTCTTTCTCCAGTAGAAGGATCGGTGGCTCAAAATAAAGACGGAGTTTTTGAAGAAGGAAAATTACCTAAAACAACAGACGAGTACAACGCAGGTTATGAAGCTTCAAAAGCAGTAACATCTTCTCCTTTGAATCCTGCTAATGCAGAAAAGGATATTGAAAGAGGAAAATTGTTATTTGATAAAACTTGTGCGGCTTGTCACGGTGTAGGTGGTGACGGACAAGGACCAATAGTACAAAGCGGAGCATATTCTGGAGTACCAAATTATGCTGACAGAGAAGTTACTGTAGGATCTGTTCATTATGTGTTAACGAACGGTAGAAACAACA from Chryseobacterium camelliae includes these protein-coding regions:
- a CDS encoding c-type cytochrome, with product MLKMKKNVLKITAVLGLTTVLLNSCGPKENVPLVYFPDMYFPVAYDPLMKAQDAYSDHENEIPAFVKNNGATGLSPVEGSVAQNKDGVFEEGKLPKTTDEYNAGYEASKAVTSSPLNPANAEKDIERGKLLFDKTCAACHGVGGDGQGPIVQSGAYSGVPNYADREVTVGSVHYVLTNGRNNMGSYAGQLNAGDRWRVAMYVMSAFKKGAAAPAAAPATTETTTETKK